The following are encoded in a window of Flavobacterium sp. WC2421 genomic DNA:
- a CDS encoding IPT/TIG domain-containing protein, whose protein sequence is MKKLKIKYLLSFLMMATIFISVLSSCSNDDNGTASSALTIESVSKSEAGDLVPTAVGFANNVYIIKGSGFSTVEKIYFNDTDTYFNPTLVTDTAIFVTIDLNTPYANSSNELKIVTKNGTVTYPFVVAPPAPVLLFGFNPINAVEGDIITIYGNFFLDPVVTIGTTATPVISSSLTEIKVKIPANSDGKYVNVTTISGTIKSAAAIGSALYDDALQGDAGHWMWNGADTFNTDYTSDKAQGLKSIKFIFGGWNGADMKFASRDVTKYKAFRVRVKSISTNADASVIFVFGGWAFQIKKALSTDWTYIEIPFSEIGNPTTFDQLTLQESGSFGGNTILMDDMGFVLK, encoded by the coding sequence ATGAAAAAATTAAAAATAAAATATTTATTGAGCTTTCTGATGATGGCTACAATATTTATTAGTGTACTATCTTCATGTTCAAATGACGATAATGGGACTGCATCATCAGCTTTGACAATTGAAAGCGTGAGTAAGTCAGAAGCTGGGGATTTAGTACCTACAGCTGTTGGTTTTGCAAATAATGTGTATATCATAAAAGGGTCTGGTTTTAGTACTGTTGAAAAAATATATTTTAATGATACGGATACTTATTTTAACCCAACTTTAGTAACGGATACAGCAATTTTTGTAACTATTGATTTGAATACTCCATATGCAAACTCATCTAATGAGTTAAAGATTGTTACTAAAAATGGGACTGTAACTTATCCATTTGTTGTGGCTCCGCCAGCCCCTGTTTTATTATTTGGATTTAATCCAATCAATGCTGTTGAGGGCGATATTATTACAATATACGGGAACTTTTTTCTTGACCCTGTGGTGACTATCGGTACAACTGCTACTCCAGTAATTTCGTCTTCATTAACAGAGATTAAAGTAAAAATTCCTGCAAATTCAGATGGTAAATATGTAAATGTAACCACTATTTCAGGTACGATTAAATCTGCTGCTGCTATTGGTTCGGCACTTTATGATGATGCTTTGCAAGGAGATGCGGGGCATTGGATGTGGAATGGGGCTGATACTTTTAATACCGATTACACTTCGGATAAGGCTCAAGGGTTAAAAAGTATAAAATTTATTTTTGGTGGATGGAATGGTGCTGATATGAAGTTTGCTTCCAGAGATGTAACAAAATATAAAGCATTTAGAGTTCGTGTTAAAAGCATTTCTACTAATGCAGATGCCAGTGTTATATTTGTTTTTGGAGGATGGGCATTTCAAATTAAAAAGGCACTATCAACTGATTGGACCTATATCGAGATTCCTTTTTCTGAAATTGGCAATCCTACTACATTTGATCAGTTGACTTTACAAGAGTCAGGTAGTTTTGGAGGAAATACAATCCTTATGGACGATATGGGATTTGTCTTAAAATAA
- a CDS encoding glycoside hydrolase family 27 protein, with amino-acid sequence MKKITISFLTLLTSFVGFSQGNKVNQTGGKFEGLAMAPPMGWNSWNTFETNINEKLVKETADIMVSTGMAAAGYKYIVLDDGWMTRERDANGDLVPDPIKFPSGMKALIDYVHSKGLKFGLYNCAGTQTCAGYPGTRGYEYQDARFYASLEIDYLKYDWCNTAGINAPEAYATMSNALKKAGRPIVFSLCEWGDNKPWEWGEPIGNLWRISGDIYPCFDCEFHHEEGNWSSWGFMKIAEMRKDIRKYSGPDHWNDFDMMEVGDGMTNTEDKTHFTMWSMLASPLIAGNDFRKMSKETLAILTNKALIAVNQDKLGIQGFKLSAVDGLEVWVKPLSDGNWAVTFLNRTEVAKNINFDWKKNPIKDPDFGFEADFNKTIFKLKDLWNNKDIGTTNKNFMVTIASHDVITLKLIK; translated from the coding sequence ATGAAAAAAATAACAATAAGTTTTTTAACATTACTAACCTCTTTTGTAGGCTTTAGCCAAGGAAATAAAGTGAATCAAACTGGTGGAAAATTTGAAGGTCTTGCTATGGCTCCACCAATGGGTTGGAATTCTTGGAATACATTTGAAACCAATATAAATGAAAAACTAGTAAAAGAAACTGCCGATATTATGGTAAGTACAGGAATGGCAGCCGCTGGTTATAAATATATTGTCCTAGATGATGGATGGATGACTAGAGAAAGAGATGCTAATGGAGATTTAGTTCCGGATCCTATTAAATTTCCAAGTGGAATGAAAGCCTTAATTGATTATGTTCATTCTAAAGGTTTGAAATTTGGACTATACAATTGTGCAGGAACACAAACTTGTGCAGGGTATCCAGGTACACGAGGATATGAATATCAAGATGCACGATTTTACGCTAGCCTAGAAATAGATTATCTAAAGTATGATTGGTGTAATACAGCAGGAATTAATGCTCCCGAAGCGTATGCAACGATGAGTAACGCGCTTAAAAAAGCGGGAAGACCTATTGTTTTTAGTCTTTGTGAATGGGGAGATAATAAACCTTGGGAATGGGGGGAACCGATTGGGAATCTTTGGAGAATTTCGGGAGATATTTATCCTTGTTTTGATTGTGAATTTCACCATGAAGAAGGAAACTGGTCTTCTTGGGGATTTATGAAAATTGCCGAAATGCGTAAAGACATTCGTAAATATTCAGGACCTGACCATTGGAATGATTTTGATATGATGGAAGTGGGTGATGGAATGACAAATACTGAAGATAAAACCCATTTTACGATGTGGTCCATGTTAGCTTCACCATTAATAGCAGGTAATGATTTCAGAAAAATGTCTAAAGAAACCTTGGCGATTTTAACTAATAAGGCATTAATTGCAGTCAATCAGGATAAATTAGGGATTCAAGGGTTTAAACTTTCAGCAGTAGATGGATTAGAAGTATGGGTGAAGCCATTATCTGATGGAAACTGGGCAGTTACATTTTTAAACAGAACAGAAGTAGCTAAAAATATTAATTTTGATTGGAAAAAGAACCCAATTAAAGACCCTGACTTTGGCTTTGAAGCCGATTTCAATAAAACAATATTCAAGTTGAAAGACCTTTGGAATAACAAGGATATAGGTACTACCAACAAGAATTTTATGGTTACTATTGCTTCTCATGATGTAATTACTTTGAAACTAATTAAATAA